CCCACGAGCGGGGTGCTCTGTACGACCTTAAGCGCTACTACGCCGACGCCGGAGTTCTCGCCGAACTCTTCGAGCTCCGCAGCACAAAGAGCCTCCCGGGGCTTTTTCGAAACATAGCCGCGGTAACGGTGCGGCTGTACCCCGACCTCGTGCGCGACGAGCGAGTCTCCGGCAAGGGCAGCTCCTTCGCCTCGGCCCACGCGCTTCTGCTTGCCCTCGGCTACGCGGTGGTCTCACAGGTCGGCAGCTACCTTGGGGCGAACTCCGGACGCATCCGGAAGGCCAGCCCGAAGCTCTACGCCCGGCTCGACGCCCTTCTCGGGCGCGGGGTATAGCCCTGTGGCAATCGGTTGCGCTCTCCGTATAATCCTGCGGGTGAATCCGGAAGGAGTCTGGTAACGCTGAACGTATCTGCCGTCATGGAACAGTTGAGGGACTACCGGGCGAGAAGCAGACGCTTCGACCGTCTGGTCGGGGTCTGGATGTCCAACGAAGCCGTCGCGGGGGCTGTGAGATCCTCCGTTCTCGGAGCCGACGGGCTGACAAGGAAGCTGCGATCGAAGATGTCGGGGAGCGGCTACAGCTCGGTCTTTTTCGTGGCCGGGGAGATGCGGAGCGGCACGTCGTGGCTCCGGCGGACCATCAGCGCACACCCGGAGATCTCCTGCGGCGGGGAGGGGAGCTTCTTCGGGCGGGACTACGACCACGAGGGAATCCCCGTGTACTCGGGGCCGGTATCGAGCCTCACCCGCCCCTTCGCGCTCTCGGAGGATAGCTTCCGGGCCTGGCACGGGATGCCGTGGAACGCCTGGGCCGGGGACGCCGACGAAGATTTAAAGAACATCGTCCGGCGGTCGGTCGACTATTTCCTTGAAAAGGAAGTCGAGCGGACCGGGAAAAGGATAATCGGGGACAAAAGCCCGCAGCACACGGAGAACCTCGATGAGATCCACGCCTACTACCCGGACGCAAAGGTTATCCACATAATCCGCGACGGTCGCGACGTGGCCGTGAGCGCGATGAACCACTGGTGGCGGCTGGCTCAGGACTCCGGCCAGCCCGACTTCCACCTGACGGACAAAGAACTGAAGAAGCGCGACGCCTACCGCGCCGACCGAGAAGCTTTCATCGCGAGCGGCAGCTCGATCTTCGCCGGGGATCGCCTCGCTCAGCTTGCCCGCCGCTGGAACTACCGGGTCGAGAAGGCCCGCCGCGATGGCCCGAGCCACTTCGGTGAGAACTACCTCGAACTCCGCTACGAGGACCTCCTTGCGCGGAGCGAGGAGACCGTAGAGCGCACCCTCGACTTTCTCGGGGCCGCAAGCGGAGATGAGCTCGTAAAGCGGTGCATCCGGGCTTCGAGCTTCGAGAACGCATCGAGTCGCCGGCAGGGCGAGGAAGATTCCTCTTCGTTCTTCAGGAAGGGCATCGCCGGGGACTGGAAAAACGTCTTCACCGAGCGCGACCGCGAGGTATACGAGGAGATAGCCGGGGGGCTTCTGCGGGAAGCCGGCTACGGAGTCGGCCGTGAAGTCGGGGAGCGAGCGTGAGGATCCTCTTTGCGGCGCATCAGTTCTTTCCGGAGCACTACGCGGGGGTCGAGATCATCACCCTCGGTCTTGCAAAGGAGCTTCGCCGTCGCGGCCACGAGACTTTCGTCCTTGCCCCGAAGCGGAGCATCCCCGTAAGCGACCTCGGCCCCGGCGAGGTGGAGGAGTACGAGTTCGAGGGCGTCCCGGTGCGGCGTGTCGGCCGCCCGACCGAGGGGCTCGGAAGACCCTACCGGCTCGACTTCGACAACGGGGTCATGGCCGAGCGGGCGGGCGAGTACCTGGACGAGATCCAACCCGACGTTATCCACGCGGAGCATTTTCAGGGTCTGTCCGCGAGCGTTATCGGGGTTTTCTCCGGGTACGACGCGCCGCTCGTCTACACGGCGACGGACTTCTGGACGGTCTGCCCGGTCGTTGACCTGCGCCGCCACGACGGGACGATGTGCACCGGCCCCGACCTCCCGGAGTGCATGAAGTGCATCGCCAGCCGGTACCCGGGGTCGAGGATGAAGCTTGTCGTGGACAGCGTCCCCAAGCCCGTCGCCCGGCTTGCGGAGAAGGTCGCCCGGACGCCGGTCGGGGAGAAGATGCCGGTGCTCGGGCAGGTGCGCGCTCTGAGCGAACGCCCCGGTTTTATCCGCGAGAAGATGCGCGGCGTCGACCACGTCGTTGCCTACACCCGGCTTATGGAGGATATCCTTGAGCGCAACGGCATCGGCGAGGGGAAGGTGGAGGTCTCGCCCTACGGCATAGACACGAGCCGCATCAAAGCCCGAAGCCCGCAGCCGGGGCCGGACGGACCGCTCCGCATCGGGTTTATCGGGACGCTCGCGCCTCACAAGGGCTGCGACATCCTTATAAAAGCCGTAACGAGGATAGAGAATGCCGACGTGAAGCTCGACATCTACGGAAACCTTGAGCGGTTCAAGCCGTTTATAGAGCGCATGCGGGAGACGACGGGCGGCGACGGACGGGTGAACTTCGCCGGACCGTTTCAGCGCGAGCGGGTCGGGGAGGTTCTGGGTTCGCTGGACGTTCTGGTCGTGCCGTCGCGGTGGTACGAGAATCAGCCGGGGGTGATCCTCGAAGCCTTCGCAAGCGGCATCCCGGTCGTTGCAACGGACCTCGGCGGGATGAGCGAGTTTGTCCACCACGAGAAAAACGGCCTGCTCTTCGCCTTAGACGACGCGGAAGACCTCTCAAAACAGCTGACGCGGCTGGCAAGCGAGCCGGGCCTGCTGCAGAGGCTCCGCGACGGCATAGGCCCGGTCAAGACGGTCTCCGACGACGCCGACGAGCTCGAGGCGCTCTACGCAAAACTGCTGGAGGACCGCCGGGCTTCCGCCGTCGAAAGCAGGCTCTCCTGATGCCCGGCAAGCCCGGCGGCGTGCGCTCCCTGGCGAGTAAAACGGGCCGGAGGGTGGCTTCGGGGGCTATATCGAAGCTGAGGGACTTTCCGGGCTTCGAGCGGCGGGTGAGCGACCTTTTCTGGAGCTCGGACGATGGTCGGCGCGTCCGGCGGCAGATAGCGGAGCAGGACCGCGAGATAGCGTTTCTGAAAGAGCGCCTGACGAGCCTCTCAGGCGAGGCGGAGGTCAGCTACGGCTCGCCGGTCTTCTTTGTCCAGGGAAACCAGAAGTCCGGTACGACGTGGCTGATGAAGATGCTCGACGCGCACCCGGAGGTCCTGTGCCGGGGGGAGGGTCGTCCGTTCGGCAGGAACTTCAGCAAGGCCGGAAGGAGCGGCTACCCGGCGGCCTCGCTGTACAACACGCTCTCCTCCTCCGAAAAGCTCGAGACCTGGATAAAGAACTCCGTCTGGAGCAAGCGCGACGACCCCGAGCGCCACATAGACAGCCTCAGCGGCCTCGCCATCGAGTACTTCCTCAAGGACAAGCTTCTGAAGTCGGGCAAGAAGTTCGTCGGGGACAAAACGGTCCTGCTCGGGCCGGACGTGATGAAGGAGGTCTCCCGCCTGACGCCCCGCTCGAAGGTTATCCACATCGTCCGCGACGGACGCGACGTGGCGGTCTCCACAACCCACCACATCTGGAACCAGGCCGAAGACCGGGGCGGGAACACGGCCATCACCCCGGAGCAGGTCTCCCGGCGCGAAGCGTACGAGCGCGACCCGCAGTCCGTTATAGCTTCCGGGGGGATCTTCGTCGAAGGCTGGCTCGAGAGATACGCCGGCCGGTGGAGCGCCCTGATACAGAACAACATCCGCGACGGGCGGGAGATCCTCGGCGACAACTACACCGAAGTCCGCTACGAAGACCTGATAGCCACCCCCGAGCGGGAGATGGCGCGCCTCTTCGGGTTCCTCGGAGCCGACCAGAGCCCCGAAACCGTGCGGAGCTGCGTCGCCGCCGCGAGCTTCGAGAAGCTCTCGGAAGGCCGTAAACCCGGCGAAGAGGCCGCCTCGTTTTTCAGGAAAGGCATCGCCGGGGACTGGAAGAACGTCTTCACCGAGCGCAACAAGCGCGAGTTCAAAGCCGGGGCGGGCCGGTTGCTCATAGACCTCGGCTACGAATGCGACGAAGGATGGTAGACGAAACCGACCGGCGCATACGGCCCGCACCGACCTCTGGATTGCCGGAACAATAACAAGGTTGACAGAAAACACTCTGTGTATCCAGGATCCGCTCGCCGGTGCGCTCTTTGCAAGGGCGATCTGCAAGTAGCAGCCTCAGAGAGATACCCGGCAGGCGATCATACCCTGACAAACCCCCGGTTTTTTCAACGCAGGGGTCTTTTATTGGAGCAAAGCGATGTTTAGGTGGCTGCCCTCAGGGCAACGCTATTTATGGAAAGCAGGCAGGGAAAGAGACCGAAAAGGAGTGACCATGAGCGTCGCCAGAGTAACTGAGATAAGTGCCACCTCGACCACAAGTTTTGAGGATGCGATCAACGAGGGAATAAGCCGCGCTACGGAGAGCCTTCGCGGTGTCGAAGGAGCCTGGGTCAAGGATATGAACCTCCTTATAGAAGACGGCAACATCACCGGCTACAAGGTGAACCTGGCAGTGACGTTTGTACTGGAGGGTAGCTCCTAGAAAGCTCCACAACAACCGTTACGACCGGCCCCCGGAAAACCGGGGGCTTCTTCGTTTTGTGCGCTTTTGCAGGTAAAAAAGAGGTGGCGGGAGGCGGGTTCGAACCGCCGACACCGCGATTTTCAGTCGCGTGCTCTACCAACTGAGCTATCCCGCCAAATGGTGCAAATCCGGTTTGTCCGGGCGGTCTCGCTGCACCGCCGACCGCGCGGTCGTTCCGCGTCCAAACCTGCAACGGGCCGGATTATACACGACCGAATCCCGGTTGCCGGGAGCCTGCCGGAGCTCGGGCCCGGAGCGTGCAGAGACACCGCGTCTGAAAGACATCGGGCCATAACCGAGGTCAGAGCAACTTCTCTAAAGTGAGATGGAAAGGACCGGGGTTTTGACCGTTGCGGTGAGGGGGATGGTTCGATTACTATCCGACGAGGGAGCGGGCATCCGGGGGTTACGGATATCGCAGACCGCGTCGCGGGTTTTATCAGGGCGGGCTGGATCTAGCTTCGAGAGGATCACATGGGCTGGCTGGATGGTTACAAACGCAGGTTGTACCTGGTGATGTTTTTGAGCGGGGCTTTGTCGTCGAGCTTTGCGTGGGCACTCAACGAATACAGCGGTAACACGTCCGCTTTCACCCGGACCGTCTTCGGGACGGTCGTGATCTCGACCTCTGTATTTGCCGCCATTACGTATCTCAGGCCGTCCGCCGTGCGCTTTGTGCAGGAGGCTCTCTACGTCGTGATCGGGGGCGTCCTGTTCTCGGTTCTGGCTTACTCGCTCTACGCCGACCTGACCGACCGCCTGCAGGTGGTCTCGCTCTTCAGCATGTTCCTGTTCATGCCGTTTCTATATATCTTCGTGTTTCTGGCCTACGACGAGCCGGGCGCGCTGGTGCGCTCCGGGATCATCCTCGCCGCCACGGTCGGTATCTCGCTTCCGGCCCTGATAGACGAGCGGTTCCACAGCCTCATCGTCGCGCCGAACACCATCCTGCTCTCGTACCTGGCCGCCGTCCTGATCATCGTACAGCTCTACATGCTCGCGAAGATGAAGGAGAGCCTCAAGAGCGCGGAGCACCTGACACGGGTGGACCCTCTCACCTCGCTTCTTAACCGTCGGGGCTTTGAGGAGGTGCTCGACGGGCGCATCGAAGCCGCGCTTCAGCACAACACCGCCCTCTCCATGGTCGTCTTCGACCTCGACAACTTCAAGACGCTGAACGATACGCTCGGACACGACGCAGGCGACGAGGCCCTCGTCTCCGTAGCCCGCACCGTCGAGACCGGCCTCAGGGAGACCGACGCCTTTGCCCGGTGGGGCGGGGAGGAGTTCGCCGTTCTCTGCCCGGACACCTCGAGCGACGAAGCGTACCTGTTCGCCGAGCGGCTCCGGTCCCAGGTTGAAAAGCTCGACGTAACGGCGAGCTTCGGCGTCTCAACGCTCGCCCTCGGGACCGACAAGGACGACCTGACAAAACAGGCCGACCTCGCCCTCTACGCCGCAAAGGAAAGCGGAAAGAACCGGACGGAGATCTACGGAGAAAAAGCGGACGAAGAGCTCGAAAAGCCGCTGTAGGTATTCACGGTGCGGGTCGGGAGGACCTTTTCGCTGAGGGGTGGAATAGTTCCGGAAGTGGGCGGGAGCGACGGGACTCGAACCCGCGACCTCCGGCGTGACAGGCCGGCGTTCTAACCAACTGAACTACGCCCCCACTTCGGAACGCAGGGAGTTTAACAGAAGTGCATAAGGTTTTCTAACGGTTTTCGGGTCCCGATGCCGGTTGCTTTTTCTCTTTGTTTTCTCTTTATACTCCGGTCGTGGTGGATGCGGTCGGGGCTCTCTGAAAGGGGTTTCGCGGATGTACGGCGATGTTGCGGGCGTGGGCCTTGGATCTCCTGGATAGCGGCGATGTTTTCGAGGGGATCTTTGTCTCGGAAGCCCTTCGGAAGACAACGGACGGCGGGGCGTGGGTTCGGGCGATGCTCGCCGCCGAGGCGGCCCTTGCGCTGGCCGGGGCGAGGGCCGGGCTCTTCCCGCTCGAAGACGCCGAGGCGATAGCGTCCGTCTGCCGCTCCGTCGAAGCCGATGCCGGGCTCTCAGCCGAAGCCCTCGCGCTAAAGGCCCGGGCCTCCGGCAACCCCGTGCCGCCGCTCGTCGAGCGTCTGACCACGGCCGTTAGGGAGGCGACCGGGGAGGAGGCCGCCCGTTATGTACACCGGGGGGCCACAAGCCAGGACGTGCTGGATACCGCTGCGATGCTTGTAACGCGGGATGCCATCGGCCTCATACTCACCGACCTCGACCGGCTCTGCGCCGCCCTCGCCGCCCTCGCCGACGGACACCGCGCAACCCTTATGTCCGGACGAACCCTGATGCAGCACGCCGTTCCGACGACCTTCGGGCTTAAAGCGGCGGGCTGGCTATCCTCCCTTGTCGCGGCGGGCCAAGGGTTGAGAAGGGCCGGAGAAACCCTGCCCGCCCAGCTCGGCGGGGCCGCCGGGACGCTCGCCTCGCTCGGCGAGCCGGGCATAAGGGTCCTTGAAGAATTCGCCTCGGAGCTTGGTCTGAGAGAGGCCGCCGTACCCTGGCATACGCACCGGCACCCGGTCGCCGGGGTCGGGGGGGCGCTCTCGCTGACCTGCGGAACGGTCGGGAAGATCGCCGGGGACCTCGTTCTGCTGGCGCAGACCGAGGTCGGGGAGGTTGCGGAAGCCCCGGGCGGCGGTCGCGGCGGCTCCTCGACCCTGCCGCACAAGCGCAACCCCATCCTGAGCGTAACCGCGGTCTCGGCCGGTCGTCGGGGTCGGGCCGAAGCCGCAGCGCTTCTCGGGGCGATGGACCACGAACACGAACGCGCCGCCGGAGCCTGGCACGCCGAGTGGGGAACCCTGACGGGTGCCCTCCGGTACACCGGCGGGGCCGTCGCCCTTACCAGAGAGGCCGTCTCGGGGCTGGAGGTCAATGTCCGGCGCATGCGCGAGAACCTGGGCCTCACCGACGGTCTGCTCCTCGCCGAGAACCTAACGACCTTGGCGGCCCGCAACCTGGGTCGGCTGGAAGCCCACGAGCGGGTCGGGGCGGCCTGTCGCCGCGTTCTCTCCGGCGGCGGTACGCTCCGGGAGGAAGTCGCCGCCGACTCGGACCTCGCCGCCGCGCTCGGCAAAGACGGGGCGGCCCGCGCCCTCGACCCGGAAAGGTACCTCGGCTCCGCCGGAGAGTTTGTAGACCGGGCGCTGGACGAATACCGAACCTACCTTACAGAGAGACCAGAGGAGAGCGAATGACCAAAGAAAAGACCGCCGGACCCGTGAAGCTCCACCACACCCTCGAAGGACCGCAGGACGCCCCCGTACTTGTCTTCGTGAACTCCATCGGCACCACGTACCGCATGTGGGACCCGCAGATGCCCGCCCTTAAAGACCGCTTCCGCATTTTGCGCTACGATCAGCGCGGCCACGGCTCCTCTGCGGTACCGGACGGACCGTACTCCATCCCCGAACTCGGCGGCGACCTACTCGCCCTGCTCGACAAACTGGAGATCGAAGCCACCTCGGTCTGCGGTCTCTCGCTCGGCGGGATGGTCGCGATGTGGGTCGCCGCCGAAGCCCCGGAGCGCATCGGACGACTCGCTCTGTGCTGTACTTCCGCCCGCCTCGGCCCAGA
This sequence is a window from Rubrobacter indicoceani. Protein-coding genes within it:
- a CDS encoding dodecin family protein yields the protein MSVARVTEISATSTTSFEDAINEGISRATESLRGVEGAWVKDMNLLIEDGNITGYKVNLAVTFVLEGSS
- a CDS encoding sulfotransferase domain-containing protein produces the protein MPGKPGGVRSLASKTGRRVASGAISKLRDFPGFERRVSDLFWSSDDGRRVRRQIAEQDREIAFLKERLTSLSGEAEVSYGSPVFFVQGNQKSGTTWLMKMLDAHPEVLCRGEGRPFGRNFSKAGRSGYPAASLYNTLSSSEKLETWIKNSVWSKRDDPERHIDSLSGLAIEYFLKDKLLKSGKKFVGDKTVLLGPDVMKEVSRLTPRSKVIHIVRDGRDVAVSTTHHIWNQAEDRGGNTAITPEQVSRREAYERDPQSVIASGGIFVEGWLERYAGRWSALIQNNIRDGREILGDNYTEVRYEDLIATPEREMARLFGFLGADQSPETVRSCVAAASFEKLSEGRKPGEEAASFFRKGIAGDWKNVFTERNKREFKAGAGRLLIDLGYECDEGW
- a CDS encoding glycosyltransferase family 4 protein: MRILFAAHQFFPEHYAGVEIITLGLAKELRRRGHETFVLAPKRSIPVSDLGPGEVEEYEFEGVPVRRVGRPTEGLGRPYRLDFDNGVMAERAGEYLDEIQPDVIHAEHFQGLSASVIGVFSGYDAPLVYTATDFWTVCPVVDLRRHDGTMCTGPDLPECMKCIASRYPGSRMKLVVDSVPKPVARLAEKVARTPVGEKMPVLGQVRALSERPGFIREKMRGVDHVVAYTRLMEDILERNGIGEGKVEVSPYGIDTSRIKARSPQPGPDGPLRIGFIGTLAPHKGCDILIKAVTRIENADVKLDIYGNLERFKPFIERMRETTGGDGRVNFAGPFQRERVGEVLGSLDVLVVPSRWYENQPGVILEAFASGIPVVATDLGGMSEFVHHEKNGLLFALDDAEDLSKQLTRLASEPGLLQRLRDGIGPVKTVSDDADELEALYAKLLEDRRASAVESRLS
- the pcaB gene encoding 3-carboxy-cis,cis-muconate cycloisomerase, producing the protein MDLLDSGDVFEGIFVSEALRKTTDGGAWVRAMLAAEAALALAGARAGLFPLEDAEAIASVCRSVEADAGLSAEALALKARASGNPVPPLVERLTTAVREATGEEAARYVHRGATSQDVLDTAAMLVTRDAIGLILTDLDRLCAALAALADGHRATLMSGRTLMQHAVPTTFGLKAAGWLSSLVAAGQGLRRAGETLPAQLGGAAGTLASLGEPGIRVLEEFASELGLREAAVPWHTHRHPVAGVGGALSLTCGTVGKIAGDLVLLAQTEVGEVAEAPGGGRGGSSTLPHKRNPILSVTAVSAGRRGRAEAAALLGAMDHEHERAAGAWHAEWGTLTGALRYTGGAVALTREAVSGLEVNVRRMRENLGLTDGLLLAENLTTLAARNLGRLEAHERVGAACRRVLSGGGTLREEVAADSDLAAALGKDGAARALDPERYLGSAGEFVDRALDEYRTYLTERPEESE
- a CDS encoding GGDEF domain-containing protein, coding for MGWLDGYKRRLYLVMFLSGALSSSFAWALNEYSGNTSAFTRTVFGTVVISTSVFAAITYLRPSAVRFVQEALYVVIGGVLFSVLAYSLYADLTDRLQVVSLFSMFLFMPFLYIFVFLAYDEPGALVRSGIILAATVGISLPALIDERFHSLIVAPNTILLSYLAAVLIIVQLYMLAKMKESLKSAEHLTRVDPLTSLLNRRGFEEVLDGRIEAALQHNTALSMVVFDLDNFKTLNDTLGHDAGDEALVSVARTVETGLRETDAFARWGGEEFAVLCPDTSSDEAYLFAERLRSQVEKLDVTASFGVSTLALGTDKDDLTKQADLALYAAKESGKNRTEIYGEKADEELEKPL
- a CDS encoding sulfotransferase family protein, with protein sequence MEQLRDYRARSRRFDRLVGVWMSNEAVAGAVRSSVLGADGLTRKLRSKMSGSGYSSVFFVAGEMRSGTSWLRRTISAHPEISCGGEGSFFGRDYDHEGIPVYSGPVSSLTRPFALSEDSFRAWHGMPWNAWAGDADEDLKNIVRRSVDYFLEKEVERTGKRIIGDKSPQHTENLDEIHAYYPDAKVIHIIRDGRDVAVSAMNHWWRLAQDSGQPDFHLTDKELKKRDAYRADREAFIASGSSIFAGDRLAQLARRWNYRVEKARRDGPSHFGENYLELRYEDLLARSEETVERTLDFLGAASGDELVKRCIRASSFENASSRRQGEEDSSSFFRKGIAGDWKNVFTERDREVYEEIAGGLLREAGYGVGREVGERA